The Rubripirellula tenax genome contains the following window.
AAACCGAGACTCTTTCCGGAGAGCGTTGGGTTCGGGGAGGATATTCCATCCCCTGACCGGGAAGCCGTATCCAGAGAACCGACTGTCCATCTTTCGCGAACCAAGAACCGGCGTCGGTGGATCTTTGGTGTGACGACCGTTGCTGCTGCGACGCTGGTATTGCTGATTCATTTCAGCATGACATCCGTTAGCTTGGCCGATGTCGCTCAAGCGGTCAGCCGAAAGCCGTGGATTCACATGACGCTGCGTGGAACGGCCAAAGGGACTGCGGAACGTGAAGAGGAAGTTTGGTACTCGCCGATTCGCAACGTGTCGGCAACTCGGCACAACGAATGGACGAAATTCAGTGACCATACTCTCAGGGTCTTCTATTCCTACGAAGCTACCGAACGCGTGTTGTACCGGGTTCCGGAATTCGACAAAGGGCAACAGAGCCGACTAGCTGATTTCGTCGAAGCCTTTTCCTTGCTGCTAGCGAATGGTTCGGCACCGGACGACCCGCTAGCGAAACTGGAATTCCTGGGAGAGCGTCGTGATGGCTTAACGGTCGAGAATCAAAAAACGCAAAAGGTCACAGAGACTGGTCGCGAATGGCTGGACTACACACTGACGCTAATAATTCAGGGCATGGAGCAGCCGATCAAGGTCTTGTTTCGAGTCGATCCGATTTCAAAGCTGCCGCACCTTGGTCGCGCCACCGGACAGCAAAACGGCCAATCGTTTTCGATGGAGGCTACATTCGATTATCCGGAAACAGGGCCTGAGGACATCTACGCGATGGGCGTTCCTCGAGATGCGAAATTGGTTGATCGAGTTCCGAAGGATGATTTGGCCAGATTGATTGCGGGCGTCGCAGCAGGACGTGTGCGGTTCGACGACTTTCGCGCCGTGGTTGTACATACTCATGGAAAGGGGCCTTCGTGGAGAAACCACCAGGTCGAGGTCGTTCACCGCAAAGGAAATCGCATCCGTCGTGACTTTGGGTTCTTTGAGGTAGACCCAGTCGAACCGCCGCAAGATGCTGACATGAGAAAATGGTGGACCGGGCGCGCGAAAGAAGCCCAGTACCAACCAGCCAGTATTGCGATTGCCGGAGTCGAACGGATGTTCGATGTGCGGACGATCAATCAGCCCGATGGAAGCCAGCGTCGGGAAGCGGTTGCTGGACGACCCCTGGGAACAGGGATTGATGCTGAGCAATGGATACCTTCCTTCTATACGCTCACGCCAGACTACGCAGGTCGTCCTCCGCTGGGCGTCCCGAGCCAGAACAAGGAGGCGATCATCGAGCCCGATCGAGGTGATGGCCCAGAAGGGACCGTGTTGCTGCGAGTTGCTACCAGTGGTCGCTCGGACTCTGCGTCGAATCCAGCGGACAACAAAAAGCGTGCGTTGCCTGGAGGATGGCGATTCTGGATTGACCCGGATCGTGAACACTTGGTGATGCGGTGGGACATGCACGGAATGTCTCATATAGTCGAGTCTGTCGCCCAATCGCCCAAAGGTCGCTGGTATCCAACTCGCGTGCGTCGTACATCTTCACGTCCCAAAGCCGGGGATGACATCACAGAATTCTACGTTGAGTTCGATGTGGAGATTCCTGACGCATTGTTTGATCTGGAAAAGCCATTGCCGGTGGAAGAGCTGTTTCCGAAGTCAAAATAGGCGGCAGGCTCGAACGGCTTAAGGAAATTTCAAAATAGGGCGCACCATCAATCGCTCGACAGGCTCCGAATAGTTTGACATACGGCAAATTTTAAGAGGGAAATTCAGATGACATCAAACACACCCATTCTGGCACTTCGGTTTGCCTTCTTGCTGGCCGTTGCCGTGTTTCTGGTTGTCAGCAAAAATGCGGTGTTTGCTCAGCAGCGATATCAGGCGATGTCGCTGAGCTTGCTGACCGAACTGCCAGAGCGGGACGGGGTTGCATCGCAAACTGCTTCGCAGCAGAAACCAAGTAGAGGCGAGTTGAAGCTCGCGGACGAAGCAAGGATCTCGCCGCCGTTTGCCTTCAATCGTGACGACAAATACGCGGCTCCCGATTTCGAGGCATTCTTTCCAGATGATCCAGAGGGAGGAAAACAGCTCGATGCGTTATTCAGCGGCTTGTTGGGTGGACATCACAAGCCGGAAGACGTTTTGGCCGCGATTCGCCAGGGACTCCGGCACACTCAGGTTTATCACAGCCAGGTGTTGGCTCAGGTCGGTGGATTCGTATGGGGCGTCAAACAGCAAAACCCGCAAGCGATCGAGTTGTTGTACCACGCTTCGGACGTTCGCGGGCCAGTGTCAAACGAAGGGATGTATTACGGGCTGACGGTACTGAAAAAACATCCGCTGAATGTCGTCCGAACGCTCGTCAATAATTACGAGCAATATGGTGGCCAGATGCAACGCCGGATCGGCTGTGGGCTGGAGACGTATGGTGGTTCATCGCAGTTTTCTGAAAAACTGGATCAGTTGCTTGAGCAATCGAATAAGCTCGGTGACAACGCTGTGATCGCCGCGTTGGAATTGCACGAAAAAGCCGTAGGTAAGCGATCACCCAGAATCGGCTCGCTTGCCAATCGCGGAAGGTTTGTCGTCGCGTTTACGCACCAAGACGTGCAGGGCGATCAGGAATTGCGTGAGCATCTGGAACGCTGTGTTGAGGCGAAGATGATCCTGTCCTTCGTAACGCGAATCGACCACGGAAAACACGTGGGTGTTTGCCTGCTGCAAGGCATCGGTGCGCGAGATCGAATGATCGAAAAGCTGGACGCCGATCCACGGACAGAGCTCACATTCAACGAGACCTTTTCTCCCATGGTGTTGAAAGTTCGGCAGCTCCGCGATTTAGCAGAGTTTCTGCCCAATGGCCTGCCCAGCGGAGCCAAGCCGCCTTATGCGCCACCGCCAGCGAGTGAGTCCTTCGCGTACAACGCAACCGACGGCTATCGGCCACCAGACTACGAGAACTTCTTCCCCAACGATGAAGCGGCAGGCCGACGACTCGAAGAGCTGTACAAAAACCGAGAGACCACCGAACTGACAGCACGACAACAACTTGAGATCTTCCGCGACGGACTCAAGACAGCCAACAATGGTGCCAGGATGTGTGGATGGGTGGCGTCAATTGCTGGCTGGCCGGAGGACCCGTTAGCGAAAGAGATTTTCTATCACGCCGCCGACCCGAAATCTCCTGACATGCTCAGGCGTTTCGCTGTCGACGCTGGCTTGAGCGGCAATTGGAATATGCCGCCAAACGTTCTGCGATTGTTCGCGGAACTTATCGTAACTGCTCCCCAGGACCCACGATACGCGAACAACCGAAGCAGTGAAATCGCTGGAGTACTGAAGACAGACCATCAGAAACTGGCCGTCGCAGCGCATCTCGACAAAGCTCTTGAACAGCACGAGAACTACCTGCCCGACAAACTCGCCCGGCTTACAGCAGCCTACGAGCAATTGACGCAGCGCAAGCCATCGAGCTACGAAGCGTATGCCGACAAAGGCGACTTCTTCGTCGCGTTCTCGCACAACTCCAACGACTTGCCGGCTGCGGTTTCTGAGTTTTGTGATGAGTTCTTTACGGGCAAGCCGTACTTTGTGCGATCCGTTGTCGGCACAGTCGGGAAGATGCGGTCGACTGCGTTCGCGATCGTGAGCGGGCATCGTGGTATGACGCAGTGCGTGGAAGACTTGTTAAAGAACAAGCAGCTTTCAATCGTGTTTGCTGGACCGTTAACATTGCTCGACGCCTCACCTGAGTGGAAGGCGACTATCCAGGGTGAGACTGCCACAACCTGGACTCCCGAGGAATATGCCGATGCGTTTGGACATCTCTATCGAACGCTGGGCAGCGAATATGCGCACTTTGACGTCAAGCAGATCGACTGGATAGCCGTTGGTAAGGAACTGCTACCTCGCAGCAAAATGTTGAAATCAGGCGAGGAGTTTTGTCTGCGTTGCCAGGAATTGGTTGCCAGGCTTGAGGACAGTCACGCCTACCTAATGCCGGGCAAACTGCAACCGACGTCTGCTCCAGTGCCGCTCTTTGATCCCGGCTTCGCCTGTCTGTTGGACGCCGATGGACGCCCCATTGTGTATCACGTCGATCGTCAATCTTCAGCAGATCAAGTGGGGCTGAAAGTCGGCAGCGTGGTAACGCATGTGGGCGAAATTGAGGCTGGCGAGCTGTTGGAACAAATCACAAAACAGACCAAACGCTACTCAGGTTACTCCAGCGATCGATACTTGAAATACCACGCCGCCCAGTGGATTGGCCGGCAGCGGGAGAAGGGTGCGCCGGTAAGACTGCGTGTTATAACCCCCGGCGGTGACGAAGCTGAACTGCGCATGGTTGCAGACCAAGGTGTCCGGTACCTGCCACGCTTGCCCGTTCCGATCGATGACATCCAAGATTCCGCCAGCGTGGCTTGGAAGCGACTCGATGAGGAAACCGGATATATCTACGTTCGTCGGATTCGCAATGACCTGATCGCTCAACTCGACGGGGCAGTCAAGGAGTTGAGCGATTGCGAAGGGTTGGTCATCGATGTGCGAGGAAACAGTGGTGGCGGATTTGATGCAGCACGATCGTTCCGCAACTTCGATCTGACGGATACGGCTGAACCTGATCGCCGCCGGTTTTCGGGGCCGATCGCTGTTTTGATCGACTCGCGATGCATCAGCGCCGGCGAAGGCTGGGCAAGTTGGTTTCGAGCGAACGGCCGCGCCAAGTTCTTCGGCACCACCACGGCAGGCGCCTCGTCTCGAAAGAAAACCATTGACGTTCTCGGCGGCGCGTACCGCGTGATCTACAGCGTCAAACCCTATCGCGGTTTCCTTGACCGTCCCATCGAACGGCTAGGCATCGAACCCGATGTCGTTGTGCATCACACGGCGGAGTCGATCTCACAAAGTAAAGATCAAGTTCTCATGGCGGCCCGTCGGTATCTTGCAAAAGAAAAAGAATAGTTCCCTTCGCGATTTGTGACCTACACGAAAGAATGGTGTAAACACGGCATGAGAATCGCTCAACGACTCACACCGACGCTGCTCTATTGGCTACTCGTTTGCGTGGCCTTTGGACTTGGTTTGGCCGTTCCCGCAATTCTCCAGTGGACGGGAATGCAGCAAAGTCGGACGCCGCCGCTCGTTCCTGCAACTGCCATCGCTTTCGTCATCGCAGGTCTGGCGGTTTGCCTCTCGCTCACCTACCTACCGATCCAACAAAGCGAACTCGATGCCGAACCAAGTCGACCGATTCGTTTTGACTTGCGCACGTCGCTATTAATGACGATGGTAGCGGCCATCATCATCGCCGCCCTCGTCAAATTCACGACCGTGGTGAGCGGTGTGCTGTTCGTTTCCGCGTTGATCTACACAATTCGAGTCGCCGTGCGAGATTCTCGCTTTCGCTTGCCAATCGGCGTTCTGTTTGGCTGCATGTATCTTCCATATGCATGGCTCGTTGGGCACATGGAGCTTGGTCGGTTGTGGATCGCATTGCTGTGGATGCCCAGCGCGATGCCAACGCTACTCCCCGCAGGATTTATCTCGCACTTGTTGGGGCAGCGAATGCCGGAGGCCTTCTGGCTAGCAATTTTGCTGACAACCACCGAGCTGCTCGTCGGGACATGGATCATCCGGCTGGGTCCCAAATGCACGATCACGTTTCTCGTCTTTGTCTTGCTCACTGCACTGTTCAGTTCGTTCGCGTTTCGCTGCGCGGTGCTGGCGTAGAAACGGAAAGGCAAAATAGCCTCGA
Protein-coding sequences here:
- a CDS encoding S41 family peptidase, with protein sequence MTSNTPILALRFAFLLAVAVFLVVSKNAVFAQQRYQAMSLSLLTELPERDGVASQTASQQKPSRGELKLADEARISPPFAFNRDDKYAAPDFEAFFPDDPEGGKQLDALFSGLLGGHHKPEDVLAAIRQGLRHTQVYHSQVLAQVGGFVWGVKQQNPQAIELLYHASDVRGPVSNEGMYYGLTVLKKHPLNVVRTLVNNYEQYGGQMQRRIGCGLETYGGSSQFSEKLDQLLEQSNKLGDNAVIAALELHEKAVGKRSPRIGSLANRGRFVVAFTHQDVQGDQELREHLERCVEAKMILSFVTRIDHGKHVGVCLLQGIGARDRMIEKLDADPRTELTFNETFSPMVLKVRQLRDLAEFLPNGLPSGAKPPYAPPPASESFAYNATDGYRPPDYENFFPNDEAAGRRLEELYKNRETTELTARQQLEIFRDGLKTANNGARMCGWVASIAGWPEDPLAKEIFYHAADPKSPDMLRRFAVDAGLSGNWNMPPNVLRLFAELIVTAPQDPRYANNRSSEIAGVLKTDHQKLAVAAHLDKALEQHENYLPDKLARLTAAYEQLTQRKPSSYEAYADKGDFFVAFSHNSNDLPAAVSEFCDEFFTGKPYFVRSVVGTVGKMRSTAFAIVSGHRGMTQCVEDLLKNKQLSIVFAGPLTLLDASPEWKATIQGETATTWTPEEYADAFGHLYRTLGSEYAHFDVKQIDWIAVGKELLPRSKMLKSGEEFCLRCQELVARLEDSHAYLMPGKLQPTSAPVPLFDPGFACLLDADGRPIVYHVDRQSSADQVGLKVGSVVTHVGEIEAGELLEQITKQTKRYSGYSSDRYLKYHAAQWIGRQREKGAPVRLRVITPGGDEAELRMVADQGVRYLPRLPVPIDDIQDSASVAWKRLDEETGYIYVRRIRNDLIAQLDGAVKELSDCEGLVIDVRGNSGGGFDAARSFRNFDLTDTAEPDRRRFSGPIAVLIDSRCISAGEGWASWFRANGRAKFFGTTTAGASSRKKTIDVLGGAYRVIYSVKPYRGFLDRPIERLGIEPDVVVHHTAESISQSKDQVLMAARRYLAKEKE